One Plasmodium coatneyi strain Hackeri chromosome 14, complete sequence genomic window carries:
- a CDS encoding Methyltranserase, with translation MRPFFDSDIVVNFTLSEEAVENEKKIIESNRRVLRECQKEKLISETKKNWDKFYHHYKTNFFKDRKWIRIEFDHIFRGETSINEEQTGDAIEDGGEGATHVGSSKEKKLVLEIGCGVGNTLIPLLMQYDHLNCIGIDFSKNAINLLNEKWNRVVSLNEQLKGAAGEETNNVASNDVEETEDVPTNAAEVTQEENNSEEEDASSDIFELKRYRKMGNLIKTSVVDITSPEGDSTEVCDVGTVDIVLLIYVLSSVQPEKMKNVIYHSYRYLKRGGYVLLRDYGLYDLAQVRFANKKEKKMSENFYVRGDKTFVYFFKTEELRNLFCENGFFEEVQNGYITRIVKNRKRNLEMKRIWVQSIFRKR, from the coding sequence ATGAGACCCTTCTTCGATTCGGACATTGTAGTCAATTTTACCCTTTCCGAAGAAGCAGtagaaaatgagaagaaaattattgaAAGCAATCGGCGCGTTCTGCGGGAGTGCCAGAAGGAGAAACTGATAAGTGAGACGAAAAAGAACTGGGATAAGTTTTACCATCATTACAaaaccaatttttttaaagataGGAAGTGGATAAGAATCGAGTTCGACCACATCTTCAGGGGAGAGACGTCCATAAATGAAGAGCAGACTGGGGATGCTATAGAAGACGGTGGGGAAGGCGCAACACACGTGGGGAGTAgcaaagagaagaagctcGTACTGGAAATCGGATGCGGGGTCGGAAATACGCTAATACCGCTACTAATGCAGTACGATCATTTAAACTGCATCGGGATAGACTTTTCGAAAAATGCAATAAATCTGCTGAATGAGAAGTGGAACCGGGTGGTCAGTTTGAATGAGCAGTTGAAGGGGGCGGCGGGGGAAGAGACAAACAACGTGGCAAGCAACGACGTAGAGGAAACGGAGGACGTCCCAACGAATGCCGCTGAAGTGACTCAGGAGGAGAACAACTCCGAAGAGGAAGACGCCAGTTCCGATATTTTCGAACTGAAGCGTTatagaaaaatgggaaatttaATCAAAACGAGCGTAGTGGACATAACATCCCCCGAAGGAGATTCCACGGAGGTGTGCGACGTAGGGACCGTGGACATCGTTCTGCTCATTTACGTTTTGTCCTCAGTACAACCtgagaaaatgaagaatgttATTTACCATTCGTACAGGTACTTAAAAAGAGGAGGCTACGTTTTGCTACGCGATTACGGACTGTACGATTTAGCACAAGTGAGATTTGccaacaagaaggaaaaaaaaatgtccgaAAATTTTTACGTTCGCGGGGATAAAACCTTTGTGTACTTTTTCAAAACGGAGGAACTGCGGAACCTTTTTTGCGAAAATGGTTTTTTTGAGGAAGTGCAAAATGGGTACATCACTAGGATCGTTAAGAATAGGAAACGAAATTTGGAGATGAAGCGAATTTGGGTGCAGTCCATTTTTAGGAAGCGCTAG
- a CDS encoding U3 small nucleolar RNA-associated protein 11 gives MSSYKNVIPKRSYQERGQAKERLHLGELEKKVDYGKRREIYKKKKKIENVLKEKIMNRNPDEFHTGMVHSRITDGTNELEKEEKVLKTDVVLKHKRKDLKEQTNALYRKLKKINKALENYYINVPLRYLFNNSHELYNEKEDTTTTYVLKAEKKKLKSRAVVLQRRYNSLLNLKKNVLSQIRKIDNTYANTYKDVDGYCVLKGVGGAPNRFFAPRLR, from the coding sequence atgtctagctacaaaaatgtaattccGAAGAGGAGCTACCAGGAAAGGGGGCAAGCCAAAGAGAGGCTACACCTCGGggagttggaaaaaaaagtggactaTGGAAAGAggagagaaatatataagaaaaaaaaaaaaatagaaaatgtgctgaaggaaaaaattatgaacagaaaTCCGGATGAGTTCCACACGGGTATGGTTCATTCAAGGATAACAGATGGTACCAACGAAttagaaaaagaggagaaagtgCTGAAGACAGACGTGGTGTTAAAACACAAGAGGAAGGATCTGAAGGAGCAAACGAATGCATTAtatagaaaattaaaaaaaataaataaagcgCTGGAAAATTACTACATAAATGTCCCCCTGAGATATCTGTTTAACAACTCACATGAACTTTACAACGAGAAGGAAGACACTACCACTACCTATGTGCTGAAggcggaaaagaaaaaactgaaaagCAGAGCTGTCGTTCTTCAGCGAAGGTACAACTCGTTGCttaacttaaaaaagaatgtcCTGTCCCAAATACGCAAAATAGATAACACGTATGCAAATACGTACAAGGATGTGGATGGGTATTGTGTCCTTAAGGGTGTTGGCGGTGCTCCCAATCGGTTCTTTGCGCCACGCTTGAGATAG
- a CDS encoding Preprocathepsin c, with amino-acid sequence MKYQLVLSFLVLLVRYVEGDLPIHALMGDVAGIWEISQTEELSDKPEHCGGGIPNRNFQNLDPQLKNYETFLENNYGGMQTTSMKLTTEKIKLSDKGNPRNNWTYLAVRDGKTNEIVGHWTMVYDEGFEVRVPGRRYFALFKYERTNSKRCPEPIENKDSTDSNCYITDPTRTLIGWVLHERVHENDKGKKVFQWGCFYGRKQEDVGVSSFVIHGANGSPGGTEERGGNTLPPENQLSFAAIKQRSNYTKIRLSTGNPYGAPKTSLMSIYQRARERIYGCRKEDSEGVKIRLTLPKAFTWGDPFSDDNFEDDVEDQMNCGSCYSIATLYSLHRRFEIWLFKKYRKKVAVPKLSYQSILSCSPYNQGCEGGFPFLVGKQLYEFGTPTEDSFRYGNSDSIECEMSMGSYNNVTSAKYKEEDLFFAGEYNYVSGCYECSNEFDMMKEIFSNGPIVVAINATAQLLSLYKLGKENSIYDRATHENKVCDVPNEGFNGWQQTNHAVTIVGWGEEEQQEGGNPVKYWLVRNTWGKTWGYKGYIKFQRGVNLAGIETQAVFLDPDLSRGGAVKMASQNGA; translated from the exons ATGAAATATCAATTGGtactttcttttcttgttttGTTGGTTCGCTATGTGGAGGGGGACCTTCCCATACACGCTCTGATG GGGGACGTCGCAGGCATTTGGGAAATCAGCCAGACGGAGGAACTGAGCGACAAACCAGAACATTGCGGGGGAGGGATTCCCAACAgaaatttccaaaatttgGATCCGC AGCTAAAAAACTATGAGacctttttggaaaataactACGGAGGGATGCAGACCACGTCGATGAAGCTAaccacagaaaaaattaaactgtCGGACAAAGGAAATCCAAGGAATAACTGGACCTACTTGGCAGTGCGGGATGGGAAGACTAATGAGATCGTCGGGCACTG GACTATGGTCTATGACGAAGGGTTCGAAGTCAGGGTCCCTGGGAGGCGGTACTTCG CTTTATTCAAATATGAACGGACCAACTCCAAAAGGTGTCCTGAGCCGATAGAAA ACAAGGATTCTACAGATAGCAACTGTTATATAACGGATCCTACAAGAACGCTCATTGGATGGGTTCTACACGAACGGGTTCACGAGAATgataaagggaagaaagtaTTTCAGTGGGGATGCTTCTATGGAAGGAAGCAGGAGGATGTAGGTGTCTCCTCCTTTGTCATTCACGGTGCGAATGGAAGTCCGGGTGGTACAGAGGAACG AGGAGGGAACACATTACCGCCAGAGAACCAACTCAGTTTTGCTGCCATTAAGCAGAGGTCGAATTATACGAAGATAAGGCTGTCCACGGGGAATCCATACGGTGCGCCCAAAACAAGTTTGA TGAGCATTTACCAACGCGCGAGGGAACGAATTTACGGATGCCGCAAGGAAGACAGCGAAGGTGTGAAGATCCGATTGACCCTACCGAAGGCATTCACCTGGGGGGATCCATTCAGTGATGACAATTTTGAGGACGACGTGGAGGACCAAATGAACTGCGGAAGTTGTTACTCCATTGCAACTTTGTACAGTCTTCATAGAAGATTTGAAATTtggctttttaaaaaatacagaaaaaaagttgccGTTCCAAAATTGTCTTATCAATCTATTTTAAGTTGTTCCCCATACAACCAGGGGTGTGAAGGAGGGTTTCCTTTTCTCGTTGGGAAGCAACTTTACGAGTTTGGAACACCAACGGAAGATTCTTTTCGTTACGGAAACAGTGACTCCATCGAGTGTGAAATGAGTATGGGTTCTTATAACAACGTCACCTCTGCAAAATACAAGGAAGAGGATCTCTTCTTCGCAGGAGAGTACAATTATGTTAGTGGCTGTTATGAATGCTCCAACGAGTTTGACATGATGAAAGagattttttcaaatggacCCATCGTAGTTGCAATAAATGCCACTGCACAGTTACTTAGCTTGTACAAAttggggaaagaaaatagtATTTACGATAGGGCTACACATGAGAACAAAGTTTGCGATGTGCCAAATGAGGGTTTCAACGGATGGCAACAGACCAACCACGCTGTGACGATTGTTGgatggggggaggaagaacaacaagAGGGAGGCAACCCCGTTAAGTATTGGTTGGTGAGAAATACTTGGGGCAAGACGTGGGGATACAAAGGATACATAAAATTCCAACGCGGCGTGAACCTAGCCGGAATTGAGACGCAGGCGGTTTTCCTCGACCCGGACTTATCACGCGGCGGGGCGGTAAAAATGGCTAGTCAAAATGGCGCATAA
- a CDS encoding Cyclin g-associated kinase yields the protein MLKLRSICTTLIGGKVYNINGKTIREEKLLSEGAYSFVYLAKDLNTNKSYTIKKTICQDKEKLQMAEKEIHILKSLPPHKNIVQYFGSTIISENGNKVVLMLMEFCERGNLLNIFEKNKDKIKENHIVKILKDIVKGLNFLHTQEVPIIHRDIKLENVLCDKNGVYKICDFCSHSVSNSFYPNDLTKNSLNVLKEEIERDTTFIYRPPELIDLYANREISSKVDLWMVGCILYLLLFKVHPFQNEQNSLLSIINGSFTIPYHSKYSKKIMSILLMTLNKNPQKRLDSTTLLFILENYADLKLWFMHIPSEVKKMVNQISEKINELNLNNKQNEMIEISNDRILDVKISSYKYETKVPKTAPRPFFKFFTPSVLANDPFRKKASQPSGPSKVDDTTSQQNGTTTQQNDNTTQQNDNTTQQNDNTTQQNDNTTQQSNTTQPSNATQQDDNTTQPSSTTKEAQLISIGSSDSVDNLGGATQKELSADFLNLNGDTVQSEEQQRVIQDTSWEKNSILKDTTLDSEMNTFDFDTGFGSDSGGAVTDPIAKKQSSIPMTSQVANLNGGPKANPSQGPTDFDEFFDPWSASKGDNWPVAPGGEPTQDGHSEGTNYDLFEKDLANFKHINFFKDATNNEPFKYTPSLDETNFTKNSTDATNDTLHSINNYEDLENVENYFPSYDGVSWGKEVDVSFSTNIDVFNGAPYDPSGKFIASDKNDKFSELLEEFQKCSI from the coding sequence ATGCTTAAACTGAGGAGCATCTGCACGACCCTGATCGGGGGGAAGGTGTACAACATAAACGGGAAGACGATCAGGGAGGAAAAGTTGCTGTCTGAGGGGGCCTACTCATTCGTATATCTCGCCAAAGATTTAAACACAAACAAATCTTATACAATAAAGAAGACAATATGCCAAGACAAGGAGAAGCTACAAATGGCAGAGAAGGAAATTCACATTCTGAAAAGTTTACCTCCACATAAAAACATCGTCCAATATTTCGGATCGACAATCATAAGTGAGAACGGCAACAAAGTAGTGCTCATGTTGATGGAGTTTTGCGAGAGAGGAAATTTGCTaaatatatttgaaaaaaataaagacaaaataaaggaaaatcatatagtgaaaattttgaaagaTATAGTGAAGgggttaaattttttacacacgcAGGAGGTACCCATCATACATAGGGACATAAAATTGGAGAATGTCCTCTGTGATAAAAATGGAGTGTATAAAATTTGTGACTTCTGTTCACATAGTGTGTCCAACTCGTTTTACCCAAATGATTTGACGAAAAATTCACTAAACGTCTTGAAGGAGGAGATCGAAAGGGATACGACGTTTATATATAGACCTCCCGAATTAATTGACTTGTATGCCAATAGAGAGATTTCCTCCAAAGTGGACCTTTGGATGGTTGGTTGTATTTTgtatttgcttctttttaaagTGCATCCTTTTCAAAATGAGCAGAACAGCCTACTCTCCATAATAAATGGAAGCTTCACCATTCCCTACCATTCTAAGTACTCAAAAAAGATCATGTCTATTTTGCTAATGACGTTGAATAAGAACCCACAGAAGAGACTAGATTCTACAAcccttttgttcattttggaaaattacGCAGACTTGAAACTTTGGTTTATGCACATCCCCAGtgaggttaaaaaaatggttaaccAAATTTccgaaaaaattaatgaactGAATTTGAACAACAAACAGAATGAGATGATCGAAATAAGCAACGACCGTATTTTGGATGTGAAGATCTCCTCCTATAAATACGAAACGAAGGTGCCTAAAACTGCCCCCAGACCCTTCTTCAAGTTCTTCACCCCGAGCGTGCTGGCCAATGATCCCTTCAGGAAAAAGGCGTCTCAACCGAGTGGTCCTTCCAAGGTGGATGATACCACCAGTCAACAGAATGGTACAACCACCCAACAGAATGATAACACCACCCAACAGAATGATAACACCACCCAACAGAATGATAACACCACCCAACAGAATGATAACACCACCCAACAGAGTAACACAACTCAACCGAGTAACGCGACCCAACAGGATGATAACACCACCCAACCGAGTAGCACCACGAAGGAAGCCCAACTGATCAGCATCGGAAGTTCAGACAGCGTGGACAACCTTGGGGGCGCCACTCAGAAGGAATTGAGTGCGGATTTTCTGAACCTGAACGGGGACACCGTCCAATCGGAGGAGCAACAACGCGTGATCCAAGACACCAGTTGGGAGAAAAACAGCATCCTGAAGGACACAACTTTGGATAGCGAGATGAACACGTTTGATTTCGACACCGGGTTTGGAAGCGACAGCGGAGGTGCAGTCACAGATCCAATCGCAAAGAAGCAATCATCCATTCCAATGACCAGTCAGGTGGCCAACTTAAACGGAGGCCCCAAGGCAAACCCCAGTCAGGGCCCAACCGACTTCGACGAATTCTTCGACCCCTGGAGCGCCTCCAAAGGAGACAACTGGCCCGTGGCGCCAGGAGGTGAACCAACTCAGGATGGACACTCAGAAGGAACCAATTACGACCTATTCGAAAAAGATCTAGCCAATTTTAAGcatatcaatttttttaaagacgCAACGAATAATGAGCCCTTTAAGTATACACCCAGTTTGGACGAAACAAACTTCACAAAGAACAGCACCGACGCGACGAACGATACGCTCCACAGTATAAACAATTACGAAGATTTAGAAAAcgtggaaaattattttccttcctatgaCGGAGTCAgttgggggaaggaagtggaTGTTTCTTTCAGCACGAACATAGACGTCTTCAATGGGGCCCCGTATGACCCATCCGGCAAGTTCATAGCGTCGgataaaaatgacaaattttCAGAGCTCCTGGAGGAGTTCCAAAAGTGTTCCATTTGA